Proteins found in one Solitalea lacus genomic segment:
- the ribD gene encoding bifunctional diaminohydroxyphosphoribosylaminopyrimidine deaminase/5-amino-6-(5-phosphoribosylamino)uracil reductase RibD: MNEHQLYIKRCIELAQTGQGNVSPNPMVGSVIVCDGKIIGEGFHEKFGQAHAEVNAINAVLKQYSNASELLKQSTIYVSLEPCSHYGKTPPCADLIVKHQIPRVVVGCIDPFEKVSGKGIEKLKSHGIEVISGILEKDCLSLNKRFITSQKQKRPYIILKWAQTSNGYFAPKDGSQFWITGKRAMELVHKWRSEEDAILIGSRTALIDDPQLTVREWIGRNPIRVVVDKNLKLPSTLKLFDKSAKTIVYNEQKTKVFDNIYYNQLEFNEYLPQFMMYQLYLQDIQSVIIEGGANLLNQFIKYNLWDEARIFTGDKVLTDGIVAPILSGKLISKVNVGNDELRIIFNESTQS; the protein is encoded by the coding sequence ATGAATGAACATCAACTTTATATTAAGCGCTGTATTGAACTTGCGCAAACCGGACAGGGAAATGTAAGTCCGAACCCTATGGTTGGATCGGTAATCGTGTGTGATGGAAAAATTATTGGTGAAGGCTTTCATGAAAAATTTGGACAGGCACATGCTGAAGTGAATGCTATAAATGCCGTACTTAAGCAATATAGCAATGCTTCTGAATTACTTAAACAATCAACCATTTATGTAAGTTTAGAACCTTGTTCTCATTATGGCAAAACTCCACCCTGCGCTGATTTGATTGTCAAACACCAAATTCCGCGCGTGGTTGTGGGTTGTATTGATCCATTTGAAAAAGTAAGCGGAAAAGGAATTGAAAAACTAAAAAGCCATGGCATAGAAGTAATATCAGGTATTTTAGAGAAGGATTGTTTATCGTTAAATAAACGATTTATTACTTCACAAAAACAAAAACGTCCTTACATTATCCTGAAATGGGCCCAAACTTCCAATGGTTACTTTGCTCCTAAAGATGGCTCTCAGTTTTGGATTACAGGCAAGCGAGCTATGGAACTTGTTCATAAATGGCGTAGCGAGGAAGATGCCATTTTAATTGGTTCAAGAACTGCTTTAATTGACGACCCACAACTTACAGTAAGAGAATGGATTGGCAGGAACCCAATTAGAGTTGTAGTTGATAAAAATCTTAAACTTCCTTCAACCTTAAAGCTATTTGATAAATCAGCTAAAACAATAGTTTATAACGAACAAAAAACGAAGGTGTTTGACAATATATATTACAATCAACTTGAGTTTAATGAATATTTACCCCAGTTTATGATGTATCAATTATACTTACAGGATATTCAATCTGTGATTATTGAGGGTGGAGCTAATCTTTTAAATCAATTCATTAAATACAATTTATGGGATGAGGCCCGTATTTTTACTGGAGATAAAGTTTTAACTGATGGTATTGTAGCCCCAATTTTATCAGGTAAATTAATCTCGAAGGTAAACGTGGGCAATGATGAACTTCGGATTATTTTTAACGAATCCACACAGTCTTAA
- a CDS encoding YigZ family protein, translated as MLFEDTYQTIELPSEGIFRDRGSKFIAYAYPIKTEDEVKEWLQKLKKEHPTARHYCYAWRLGLDRTVFRANDDGEPSGSAGRPILNVLLSKDLTNIVVFVVRYFGGTLLGVPGLINAYKTATVEALNNTKVIQRTVNDTYRIDFEYLQMNDVMKVMKDDSVVILIQHFDNSCTIEFELKKSEINRIIGKLEDIESIKIQYLRTV; from the coding sequence ATGCTTTTTGAAGATACATATCAAACTATAGAATTACCATCGGAAGGGATTTTTCGAGACAGAGGCAGCAAATTCATTGCATACGCATATCCCATAAAAACAGAGGATGAAGTAAAAGAATGGCTGCAAAAACTAAAAAAAGAGCACCCAACAGCCCGACATTATTGCTATGCCTGGCGTTTGGGATTAGACAGAACGGTTTTCAGAGCCAATGATGATGGTGAACCCTCTGGTTCTGCCGGAAGACCTATTTTAAACGTATTACTTTCAAAAGATTTAACCAACATTGTTGTATTTGTAGTCCGGTATTTTGGAGGAACCTTATTAGGCGTTCCTGGGCTGATTAATGCCTATAAAACAGCAACCGTTGAGGCCTTAAACAATACTAAAGTTATTCAGCGAACAGTAAACGACACTTACCGCATTGATTTTGAATACCTACAAATGAATGATGTTATGAAAGTAATGAAAGACGATTCCGTAGTGATTCTAATTCAACATTTTGATAATTCATGTACTATTGAATTTGAGTTAAAAAAATCAGAAATAAATCGAATCATAGGTAAACTAGAGGATATAGAAAGCATTAAGATTCAATACCTACGAACAGTATAA
- a CDS encoding zinc-binding dehydrogenase: MKALVLNGLKEPLTIKEVEKPVLEPDEVLVKIKAAAFNHRDKWIQEGLYSGIKYPIILGSDGSGIVVETGLNVDKDWLNREVIINPSFNWGDNPKAQSKEFKILGLPDNGTLAEFALCKAEYLYKKPSHLSFEEAAAIPLAGLTAFRAIFTRAQLKPRERVLINGVGGGVALFAMQFAVAEGCEVYVTSGSNEKIENAKFLGAYGGVNYKSTNWVQDLKELAGGFDVIVDSAAGEGFKELVELANPGGRIVFYGATKGTIKDLDPRRIFWKQLNILGSTMGNKTDFDSMIRFIEQHKLLPVIDKVFPLEEANDALDRMKKAEQFGKIIIKIE, from the coding sequence ATGAAAGCCTTAGTATTAAACGGATTAAAAGAACCTCTAACGATAAAGGAAGTTGAAAAACCAGTATTAGAGCCCGATGAAGTACTTGTAAAGATAAAGGCTGCGGCTTTTAACCATAGAGATAAATGGATACAGGAAGGCTTATATTCAGGAATTAAATATCCTATAATTTTGGGTTCTGATGGATCCGGCATTGTTGTTGAAACTGGTCTTAATGTTGATAAAGATTGGCTAAACAGGGAAGTTATTATTAACCCTTCATTCAATTGGGGTGATAATCCTAAGGCGCAATCAAAAGAGTTTAAAATATTAGGTCTACCCGATAATGGAACATTGGCTGAATTTGCACTTTGCAAAGCCGAATATCTCTATAAGAAACCATCGCATCTAAGTTTTGAAGAAGCCGCAGCTATACCTTTGGCAGGCCTAACGGCTTTCAGGGCAATATTTACAAGAGCTCAATTAAAACCAAGAGAAAGAGTTTTGATAAATGGAGTAGGTGGTGGAGTGGCTTTGTTTGCCATGCAATTTGCCGTTGCCGAAGGATGTGAGGTTTATGTTACCTCAGGCTCTAATGAGAAAATTGAAAATGCCAAGTTTTTAGGCGCTTACGGAGGTGTAAACTATAAATCAACCAATTGGGTTCAGGATTTGAAAGAACTAGCAGGTGGTTTTGATGTGATTGTAGACAGCGCTGCCGGAGAGGGTTTTAAGGAGTTAGTAGAATTAGCTAATCCTGGTGGCCGAATCGTGTTTTATGGTGCTACCAAAGGAACAATTAAAGACTTAGATCCAAGACGCATTTTTTGGAAACAACTTAACATTTTAGGATCAACAATGGGAAATAAGACTGATTTCGATTCTATGATTCGCTTTATTGAACAACACAAATTGTTACCGGTTATAGATAAAGTATTTCCTCTTGAGGAGGCAAATGACGCTCTTGACCGGATGAAAAAAGCAGAACAATTTGGAAAAATTATAATAAAGATAGAGTAG
- the rpsO gene encoding 30S ribosomal protein S15: MYLSSEVKKEIFKKHGQSETNTGSAEGQIALFTHRIKHLTEHLKKNKKDFGTQLAVQKLVGKRRSQLDYLMKKDIARYRAIVKELELRK, from the coding sequence ATGTATTTAAGTTCAGAAGTAAAAAAAGAAATCTTCAAAAAACACGGTCAAAGCGAAACCAATACTGGTTCTGCGGAAGGTCAAATTGCGTTGTTTACTCACCGTATTAAACATTTGACTGAACACTTAAAGAAGAATAAAAAAGACTTTGGTACGCAGTTAGCCGTTCAGAAACTAGTTGGTAAACGTCGTTCACAATTAGATTATCTAATGAAGAAAGACATTGCTCGTTACCGTGCAATTGTAAAAGAACTAGAATTAAGAAAATAG
- the pnp gene encoding polyribonucleotide nucleotidyltransferase — protein sequence MSQIGITKTFDIGDGRLVSIETGKLAKQADGSVVVKMGDTMLLATVVSAKEAKPGTDFLPLSVDYQEKYASAGRIPGGFLRREARLSDYEVLISRLVDRALRPLFPDDYHADTQVMISLISADKDIMPDALAALAASAAITISDIPFNGPISEVRVARIDGKFVVNPTIKELELADMDIMLAGSAKDIVMMEGEMKECSEQDMIEAIKVGHNAIKIQVQAQLELRELTGNKPKREYNHEDNDADLKNRIREELYAKIYEVAKGGSGKDERSVAFKAVLDAFIEKETAAKGEEGLDDVTLMLIKRYYHDIEKEAMRNMILNEGVRLDGRSVTQVRPIWSEVDYLPAAHGSAVFTRGETQSLTTVTLGAKDDEQMIDGAIFFGYNKFLLHYNFPGFSTGEVRPNRGPGRREVGHGNLAMRALKQVLPVEGENPYTIRIVSDILESNGSSSMATVCAGTLALLDAGIKLKGSVSGIAMGLISDSETGKFAILSDILGDEDHLGDMDFKVTGTANGITACQMDIKIDGLSYETLTQALNQAREGRLHILGEMNKTLSEPREDYKPHAPRIIEMLIPREFIGAVIGPGGKVIQEMQRETGATINIEEVGEFGKVQIFGTEKESVDKATAKIKGITTVPEIGEVYEGTVKNIQPFGAFVEILPGKDGLLHISEIDWKRFETMDGVLEIGEKIKVKLLDIDKKTGKLKLSRKVLIPRPERPAGEKKENNHSQPKSEQ from the coding sequence ATGTCGCAAATTGGAATTACAAAAACGTTTGATATTGGTGATGGAAGACTAGTATCAATCGAAACAGGTAAACTGGCAAAACAAGCTGACGGCAGTGTAGTGGTAAAAATGGGTGATACCATGTTATTGGCTACTGTCGTGTCAGCAAAAGAGGCAAAGCCGGGAACCGACTTTTTACCTTTGTCTGTAGATTATCAAGAAAAATATGCATCTGCCGGTCGTATCCCTGGTGGATTTTTACGTCGTGAAGCTCGTCTTTCTGACTATGAAGTGTTAATTAGCCGTTTAGTTGACCGTGCACTACGTCCATTGTTCCCTGATGATTATCATGCTGATACTCAGGTAATGATCAGCTTAATTTCTGCTGATAAAGATATTATGCCAGATGCATTAGCTGCATTAGCTGCTTCTGCAGCGATCACTATCAGTGATATTCCATTTAATGGTCCAATCTCTGAAGTTCGTGTTGCTCGTATCGATGGTAAATTTGTTGTAAACCCTACCATCAAAGAACTTGAATTAGCTGATATGGATATCATGCTTGCCGGTTCTGCCAAAGACATCGTAATGATGGAAGGTGAAATGAAAGAGTGTTCTGAACAAGATATGATTGAGGCTATTAAAGTTGGTCACAATGCTATCAAAATTCAAGTTCAGGCTCAATTAGAATTACGTGAATTAACAGGTAACAAGCCTAAACGTGAATATAATCACGAAGACAATGATGCTGATCTTAAAAACCGTATCAGAGAAGAACTTTATGCTAAAATTTACGAAGTAGCTAAAGGTGGTAGCGGTAAAGATGAACGCAGTGTTGCTTTTAAAGCTGTACTTGATGCCTTTATTGAAAAGGAAACTGCTGCCAAAGGCGAAGAAGGTCTTGATGATGTGACCTTAATGTTGATTAAACGTTACTACCATGATATCGAAAAAGAAGCAATGCGTAATATGATTTTAAACGAAGGAGTTCGTTTAGATGGTCGTAGCGTAACTCAAGTTCGTCCTATCTGGTCAGAAGTTGATTATTTACCTGCTGCACACGGTTCAGCTGTGTTCACACGTGGTGAAACTCAATCTTTAACAACTGTAACATTAGGTGCTAAAGATGATGAGCAAATGATCGACGGAGCAATTTTCTTCGGTTACAACAAATTCTTATTACACTACAATTTCCCAGGTTTCTCAACTGGTGAAGTTCGCCCTAATCGCGGTCCAGGTCGTCGTGAAGTGGGTCATGGTAACCTTGCCATGCGCGCATTGAAACAAGTATTACCTGTTGAAGGCGAAAATCCTTATACCATCCGTATCGTTTCTGACATTTTAGAATCTAACGGTTCTTCATCAATGGCAACGGTTTGTGCTGGTACTTTAGCATTATTAGATGCAGGTATTAAGCTTAAAGGTTCAGTTTCTGGTATCGCAATGGGTTTAATCTCAGATAGTGAAACCGGTAAATTCGCTATTTTATCAGACATCTTAGGTGATGAAGATCACTTGGGTGATATGGACTTTAAAGTAACCGGTACTGCTAATGGTATTACCGCTTGCCAAATGGACATTAAAATTGATGGTTTATCCTACGAAACATTAACTCAGGCATTAAACCAAGCTCGTGAGGGCCGTTTACATATCTTGGGTGAAATGAATAAAACCCTGTCAGAGCCTCGTGAAGATTACAAACCACATGCACCACGTATTATTGAAATGCTAATTCCTCGTGAATTCATCGGTGCAGTGATTGGCCCTGGAGGTAAAGTAATTCAGGAGATGCAACGTGAAACCGGTGCGACTATCAACATTGAAGAGGTTGGTGAGTTCGGTAAAGTGCAAATTTTTGGTACTGAAAAAGAAAGCGTTGATAAAGCTACCGCAAAAATTAAAGGAATCACTACAGTTCCTGAAATTGGTGAGGTATATGAAGGTACTGTTAAAAACATTCAACCTTTTGGTGCTTTTGTTGAGATTTTACCAGGCAAAGATGGTCTATTGCATATTTCAGAAATTGACTGGAAACGCTTTGAAACCATGGATGGAGTGTTGGAAATAGGAGAGAAAATTAAAGTAAAATTGCTTGATATCGACAAGAAAACAGGCAAATTAAAACTTTCACGTAAAGTATTAATTCCTCGTCCAGAACGTCCTGCTGGCGAAAAAAAGGAAAACAATCACAGTCAACCTAAATCAGAGCAATAA
- a CDS encoding bifunctional SulP family inorganic anion transporter/carbonic anhydrase: protein MNKSGLFSNIKSDFPASIVVFLVALPLCLGVAMASGAPSLFSGLIAGMVGGIVVASLSGSQLSVSGPAAGLTAIVLSAITELGTYETFLLAVVIAGALQLILGLAKAGTVSNYIPSNVIKGMLAAIGIILILKQVPYAFGYDANIEGDMAFSQHDQHNTFSELYFMLNKIHYGATIIAAISIGILLLWERPFFKKFKLFPAPLAVVAVGTILNQIFIGTGSSLAIQASHLVNIPVSDSLGSFFNNFTSPDFSAFTNPQVYIVAITLAIVASIESLLSLEAVDKLDPERRYSSTNQELKAQGIGNMISGLIGGLPVTSVIVRSSANVNSGAKTKLSAIMHGVLLLLCAMFIPGLLNMIPLSALAAILIMTGYKLAKVKLFKEMYNNGWGQFIPFVVTIVAIVFTDLLIGIAIGIAISALSILNKNLRNAYFFKKEQFHVGEVIRVELSEEVSFLNKASLLLTLENIPHNSNVVIDASKSVYIDFDVIELIKEFKDVKAPDRNIQLNLVGFKDEYKDYNNVSFISSAPTKETQSQLTHQQVLQILKDGNERFVNNSRLNRNHSHLVHTTSHGQYPHAVILSCIDSRTSSEVIFDQSIGDIFSIRIAGNIVNDDILGSMEFACKVAGSKIIVVLGHTNCGAIKGACDCVDMGNLTALLSKVKPALDAEIVTINNRNSKNVDFVNNVTRLNVFTTKKKIRQMSPILDEMIANGEIALVGGLYNVETGKVIFYDQGLHNQKDTPIQILQEA from the coding sequence ATGAACAAATCAGGTTTGTTTTCAAATATAAAAAGCGATTTTCCAGCTAGTATTGTAGTCTTTCTGGTAGCTCTGCCCTTGTGTTTAGGCGTTGCCATGGCCTCGGGGGCACCATCTTTGTTTTCAGGTTTAATTGCCGGTATGGTTGGCGGTATTGTCGTAGCCAGCTTAAGTGGCTCACAATTGAGTGTTAGTGGGCCAGCTGCGGGTTTAACAGCCATTGTATTAAGTGCAATTACTGAGTTAGGAACTTATGAAACATTTTTATTAGCAGTTGTAATAGCAGGAGCTTTACAGCTGATTTTAGGTTTGGCTAAAGCAGGTACAGTTTCAAATTACATTCCTTCAAATGTTATTAAAGGAATGCTTGCAGCTATTGGTATTATTTTGATTTTAAAGCAGGTCCCTTATGCGTTTGGTTATGATGCTAATATTGAGGGTGATATGGCATTTTCTCAGCATGATCAACACAATACTTTCTCTGAATTGTATTTCATGCTTAATAAAATACATTATGGAGCCACTATAATAGCAGCAATCTCCATTGGAATTTTATTGCTTTGGGAGCGTCCTTTCTTCAAGAAGTTTAAATTATTTCCTGCCCCTCTTGCAGTGGTGGCTGTTGGTACAATTTTGAATCAAATATTTATTGGTACCGGTTCAAGCTTGGCTATTCAGGCTTCTCATTTAGTAAATATTCCGGTAAGTGATAGTTTAGGTAGTTTCTTTAATAATTTCACTTCACCTGATTTTTCAGCATTTACAAACCCGCAGGTATATATTGTTGCCATAACATTGGCAATTGTAGCTTCAATAGAATCGTTGTTAAGTTTAGAGGCAGTTGATAAACTTGATCCAGAGCGTAGATATTCTTCTACCAATCAGGAGTTAAAGGCTCAAGGTATTGGCAATATGATTTCGGGTTTAATAGGTGGTTTACCAGTAACATCGGTAATTGTACGTAGCTCGGCAAACGTAAACTCGGGTGCAAAGACCAAACTTTCAGCAATTATGCATGGTGTGCTATTGCTATTATGTGCCATGTTTATCCCTGGACTTTTGAATATGATTCCTCTCTCGGCTTTGGCAGCTATACTAATTATGACAGGCTATAAACTTGCCAAGGTCAAGCTGTTCAAAGAGATGTACAACAATGGTTGGGGACAGTTCATTCCATTTGTTGTTACCATTGTGGCCATTGTATTTACAGACTTATTGATTGGTATTGCAATAGGTATTGCCATTTCTGCATTGAGTATTTTAAATAAGAACTTGCGTAATGCTTATTTCTTCAAAAAGGAACAATTCCATGTTGGAGAGGTTATCCGTGTAGAGCTTTCGGAAGAAGTGTCATTCTTAAATAAAGCATCATTATTGTTAACTCTTGAAAATATTCCTCATAACAGCAATGTGGTTATTGATGCCTCAAAATCTGTTTATATTGATTTTGATGTTATAGAATTAATTAAAGAGTTTAAGGATGTTAAAGCACCTGATAGAAATATTCAACTTAATCTTGTAGGTTTTAAGGATGAATATAAAGATTATAATAATGTAAGCTTTATAAGTAGCGCTCCTACTAAAGAAACACAATCCCAGCTTACTCATCAGCAGGTTTTGCAGATCCTGAAAGATGGTAACGAACGATTTGTAAATAACAGTCGTTTAAATAGAAATCACTCCCATTTGGTGCATACTACTTCTCATGGGCAGTACCCACATGCTGTAATTTTAAGCTGTATTGACTCCAGAACTTCATCAGAGGTAATTTTTGATCAAAGTATCGGTGATATTTTCAGTATTCGTATTGCTGGAAATATTGTAAATGATGATATTCTGGGTAGTATGGAGTTTGCTTGTAAAGTTGCAGGTTCAAAAATCATAGTTGTACTGGGTCATACAAATTGCGGAGCTATTAAAGGGGCTTGTGATTGTGTTGATATGGGGAATTTGACAGCTTTACTAAGCAAAGTTAAACCTGCACTAGATGCCGAAATTGTAACAATAAATAACAGAAATTCTAAGAATGTTGATTTTGTTAATAATGTTACCCGCTTAAATGTTTTCACCACCAAGAAGAAAATTCGTCAGATGAGTCCAATTTTGGATGAAATGATTGCTAATGGTGAAATTGCATTGGTAGGTGGATTGTATAATGTAGAAACAGGTAAAGTAATCTTCTACGATCAAGGTTTGCATAATCAAAAAGATACCCCTATTCAAATTTTACAGGAAGCGTAA
- a CDS encoding ABC transporter ATP-binding protein: MARQRLNSGNPAEKELPKAKISKESLKHALTLLKYIRPYRYKFGMGMFFLVCSTFAFLYIPMEMGKLVGVATSSLQHGDLSKIKEIALVLFGTLAIAAMFSFFRILWFVEVSEKTVAAIRKDVYTNLICLPMHFFAQSRVGELNSRISSDLSQIQDSITTTLAEFLRQLIILIIGIAAVTIISKELTLFILCVLPVLILIAIFFGRFIRKIARKAQDKLAESNTIVEETLQGISNVKAFTNEAYEANRYTRSINQVVGLAMKGAKFRGTFVIFITLGLFGAIISIAVYGASLVQMGKIEIKDFISFILYAGFVGGAMGGFAEILAQIQKTLGATERVVELLNESSEPVDFKDIDKKEQIIKGDLAFENVSFHYPSRPEVKVLNDVSFTAKAGEKVAIVGPSGAGKSTIVSQILRFYEPQQGQLIFDGLPASAYSLTDIRSQVAIVPQDVLLFGGSIKENIAYGKIGATDEEIIQSAKRANAHEFIMTFPEGYDTMVGERGVKLSGGQRQRIAIARALLKNPVILILDEATSSLDSESERLVQEALEELMKNRTSIIIAHRLSTIREADKIVVLEKGKVIEQGTHNELILKDNGLYRYLSELQLESNN, encoded by the coding sequence ATGGCGCGTCAGCGATTAAATAGTGGTAATCCTGCAGAAAAGGAACTCCCCAAAGCAAAAATTTCCAAAGAATCTTTAAAACACGCATTAACCTTATTGAAATACATAAGGCCCTATCGCTATAAATTCGGTATGGGTATGTTTTTCTTAGTATGCTCAACTTTTGCATTTCTTTACATTCCTATGGAAATGGGAAAATTGGTAGGTGTTGCAACGAGTTCACTTCAACACGGCGATCTTTCAAAAATTAAGGAAATAGCATTGGTGCTTTTCGGAACATTGGCTATAGCTGCTATGTTTTCATTTTTTCGCATTTTATGGTTTGTTGAGGTTTCGGAAAAAACAGTTGCAGCTATTAGAAAGGATGTTTATACTAATTTAATATGCCTACCGATGCATTTCTTTGCTCAAAGTCGAGTAGGCGAATTGAATAGCCGTATCTCATCTGATCTTTCACAAATCCAGGATAGTATTACTACTACATTAGCAGAGTTTTTAAGGCAGTTGATTATTCTGATTATTGGTATTGCAGCAGTAACAATTATATCGAAGGAACTCACCCTATTTATTCTCTGTGTGCTACCTGTTTTAATTCTCATTGCTATATTTTTTGGAAGGTTCATTCGTAAAATTGCTCGCAAGGCACAAGATAAATTAGCTGAATCAAATACAATTGTAGAAGAGACATTGCAAGGTATTTCAAATGTAAAAGCATTTACAAACGAAGCATATGAAGCCAACCGATATACTAGAAGTATAAATCAAGTTGTTGGTTTGGCAATGAAGGGAGCTAAGTTCAGGGGGACATTTGTAATTTTTATTACTCTTGGCCTTTTTGGAGCTATTATTTCAATTGCTGTTTATGGAGCTAGTTTAGTGCAAATGGGTAAAATCGAAATCAAGGATTTTATTTCATTTATCTTGTATGCTGGTTTTGTTGGCGGTGCAATGGGAGGCTTTGCCGAAATTCTTGCTCAAATTCAGAAAACGCTCGGAGCCACTGAACGCGTTGTAGAGTTGTTGAATGAATCTAGTGAGCCTGTTGATTTTAAGGATATAGATAAGAAAGAGCAAATAATTAAAGGGGATTTAGCCTTTGAGAATGTTTCTTTTCACTATCCTTCACGTCCGGAAGTTAAGGTGTTGAATGATGTCAGCTTTACAGCAAAGGCTGGAGAAAAAGTAGCGATTGTTGGGCCGAGTGGTGCCGGAAAATCGACTATTGTTTCTCAAATATTACGTTTTTATGAACCTCAACAAGGGCAACTAATTTTTGATGGTTTACCTGCTTCGGCTTATTCATTAACAGATATCCGTAGTCAGGTTGCAATAGTTCCTCAGGATGTACTTTTATTCGGTGGAAGTATTAAAGAGAATATTGCTTATGGAAAGATAGGCGCTACGGATGAGGAAATTATCCAATCGGCCAAAAGGGCCAATGCTCATGAGTTTATCATGACTTTTCCTGAAGGCTACGATACCATGGTGGGTGAACGAGGGGTAAAATTATCAGGAGGTCAACGTCAACGTATTGCTATCGCTAGAGCATTGCTTAAAAACCCTGTTATTTTAATCTTAGATGAAGCCACAAGCTCGCTTGATTCAGAGTCGGAGCGTTTGGTTCAGGAAGCTTTAGAAGAGTTAATGAAAAACAGAACGTCAATAATTATTGCTCACCGCTTATCCACAATTCGTGAAGCTGATAAAATTGTAGTCCTTGAAAAAGGAAAAGTAATTGAACAGGGCACTCATAATGAGTTGATCTTGAAAGATAATGGTTTGTATCGATATCTTTCTGAATTACAACTGGAATCAAATAATTAA
- a CDS encoding putative quinol monooxygenase, with protein MIKRVVKMTFEPSKVEEFLEIFEESKLLIRGFEGCKHLELLNDVNESNRFFTLSFWDSEADLESYRQSELFKSTWAKTKPLFNEKAEAWSLSQHSITY; from the coding sequence ATGATAAAGAGAGTTGTGAAAATGACATTTGAACCTTCAAAAGTTGAAGAGTTTTTAGAAATTTTTGAAGAATCAAAACTATTGATCAGAGGATTTGAAGGTTGTAAACATCTTGAGTTACTAAATGATGTTAATGAATCGAATCGTTTTTTTACTTTAAGTTTTTGGGATTCAGAAGCTGATTTAGAAAGCTATCGGCAATCAGAATTGTTTAAAAGTACATGGGCTAAAACCAAGCCCTTATTTAATGAAAAGGCCGAAGCATGGTCTTTATCACAGCATTCTATTACATATTAA
- a CDS encoding SAM hydrolase/SAM-dependent halogenase family protein, which yields MAIITLTTDLGHRDFYQAALKGAILSQLPEVRIVDISHQISSYNIPQAAFILKNSYKFFPKDSIHIIGIDPDYNQSPNYLIVEYNGHRFIGADNGVFSLLFDEAPTEIFKIKLSTNAELGHFPLLDVFVKAACHLAKGGKAADIGTEIKDYNHRTLIQPIVESNMIRGSVLYIDSFQNVITNISREVYEMNVAARNFDIIFRRNESISRISKHYNDVPEGEKLALFSITGYLEIAINKGNAAGLLGLHLGDMVRIEFR from the coding sequence ATGGCAATCATCACCTTAACAACTGACCTCGGGCATCGTGACTTTTATCAGGCAGCACTAAAGGGGGCAATCTTAAGTCAACTTCCAGAGGTTCGGATTGTAGATATTTCCCATCAAATTTCTTCCTACAATATACCGCAAGCAGCCTTTATTCTGAAAAATAGTTACAAATTTTTTCCAAAAGATTCTATCCACATAATAGGTATTGATCCTGATTATAATCAATCTCCTAACTATCTGATAGTTGAATATAATGGACATAGATTTATAGGTGCTGATAATGGTGTGTTTTCATTGTTGTTTGATGAGGCCCCTACTGAAATTTTTAAAATTAAGCTCTCTACAAATGCCGAATTAGGTCATTTCCCCCTGCTGGATGTATTTGTAAAGGCAGCTTGTCATTTGGCAAAAGGTGGTAAAGCCGCGGATATTGGAACCGAGATTAAGGATTATAATCATCGTACACTTATACAGCCTATTGTTGAAAGCAATATGATTAGGGGAAGTGTTTTGTACATTGATTCATTCCAAAATGTGATCACCAATATATCACGTGAGGTGTATGAAATGAATGTGGCAGCTCGCAACTTTGATATTATTTTTAGAAGAAATGAATCAATTAGTCGAATTAGTAAACATTATAACGATGTTCCTGAAGGGGAAAAATTAGCCTTGTTTAGCATTACTGGATATTTAGAAATTGCCATTAATAAAGGAAATGCTGCCGGGTTATTAGGCTTGCATTTAGGTGATATGGTACGGATAGAATTTCGATAG